TGCTTGGGCGCTACATCGATCTCTCCCACCAGCTTGCGCAATGTGGCGAGCTTCGAGCCTACATCCGTCACAAAGACCTTGTTGCTACGCTCATCAACGACGACGCTGCCACGCTTGGAGAGCATCGTCTGATCCTTGCTCTTCAGGAAATCGAAGATTTCCTTTGCCTTGTGGTAGTTGATCTGGAAGCTCTCCGTCTGCAGCGGCTCAAGATCACTGATCTGTGCCTTGGCTTCGAGCTGGAGCTTTTCGCGCGCGGCGAGCTCGTCACCCGGTGCAATCCAGATCACGTTGCCACTCTTACGCATGTCCAGACCCTTGGCCTGAAGAATGATGTCCAGCGCCTGATCCCACGGAACATCCTTGAGCCGCAGCGTCAGGTTGCCCTGAACGGAGTCCGAGGTGATGATGTTGAAGTTCGTGAAGTCGGCAATGACCTGCAGCACCGAGCGCACATCAATGTTCTGGAAGTTGAGCGACAGCTTCTCGCCCTGATACTGACCACGCGTCCCCTGAACCAGCTTGTTCGGATCTTCGATAACGCGCTTCACCTCAAGCACGAACTGATCGTCACTTTGATACGCGTTGTGCTCCCACAACCCGTTCGGAGTCACCACGAGACGGACGTTGTCGCCCTGCTGTTGCGCAACCATCCCCGTAATCGGTGTCGCAAAATCGGTCACATCTGACTTGCGACGCAGATGCTCAGGCAGCGTCGTCTTGAGAAACTCGACGACGAGGTTGCCACCTTGCTGGCGGATGTCGATCCCAGTGTCAGCACTGGAGAGCTGAACAAGAACACGCCCCTCCCCATCCCTGCCGCGCCGGAAGTTGATGTCGCGGACGCTCTTTCCGCCACTGATCGCCGGATTTGCCGTCGCGAAGTTCGCATACGCCTGTTCGCCAACAGTTTGGTTGGATTGAACATTGACCGGCGTAAGCGCGATGATGACGTCGCGTCCCTCGATCCGGGTCTCATAGGGCGACATCTTCACCAGATTGAGCACCAGGCGGGTGCGCTCACCGGCCTGGACAATATTGGCACTGCGAAGATCCCCGCGCTCGATCGCCTGAACGTTGCGCCCGAGCGCATTCGCCGTTGCCGGAAAATCAAAGGCAATCCGCGCCGGATTTGCGACACTGAAACTTGCAGGTGGCGCAGCAAGCGGCTCCTTCATCACGAGCTTGACATAGATCGCCCCGCCCTGCTCGGCAACCTCCAGCGCTTCGATGCGGTTGGACGCCACTTGGGACGCGCCCGATTCCTGTGCAAAGGCCGCACCCATGGGCGTAAGTACTGCGACCATCGCTGCGAGCAGCACCGTTCCGATTCTAATCTTCATTTTCCGGCCTCCTGCCGCTCCTGCAACTGCAGCGAACTGGCGCGCTCAACCCAGTCACCATTCACATCCTCTACCAGCTCACGCAATTCGACCGACGAATCGGTCACTGCAGTAATCACGCCATAATCCTGCCCGAGATAATTTCCTGCCTTGACACGATAGAGCGACTTGTCCGCCTGTATCAGGGCCTGCGACACGTTGTCCTGGGTCAGAATACCCACCATGCGCAGACTTTCCAGCGGATACGCTTCGAGTGGCTCACGCCGGCGATCGGGATCCGGACGCAACCCACCACCGCCATTCTTGCGCTCAGGCTCAATCCGCGACGCCTTGAAAGGCTCAATGAGCGCAGCGCCTGCGTAATCGACAACGGAAAACACCTTGATTTCAGGCAGCGGCTTGACCACCCCCCGCATCCCTGCAGACTGCTCTGCCATCCACGACTGAATGTCTTCCTGGTCGTCCGCACAGCCGGTGAGTGCAATGCAGCTGATGAGAAGCAAAAATTTCCTCATCATTTCTTCCCCTGCGCAGCCTTGGCTGCCTGTCGCTTCTGAGCCACCTCTTCTTCGTCCAGATATCGATAGGTGGTGGCCTTGGCATCCAGCTTCAGGCGCCCTTCCGCAGCAGCATCGAGCGAGATGTTGTTCAGCGTGACGATCCGCGGCATGCGGGCAACATCACTCGCAAACTCGCCGAGATCGTGATACCCGCCAGTCACCCTGATTTCAATGGGCATCTCGGCGTAGAACTCCTTCACCTGATCGCTGCCCGGCTTGAAAAGCTCGAACAGCAGACCACGTCCAAGCCCAGCCTGGTTGATGTCCGACAACAGCGAATCCATTTCCGCGCGATTGGGCAACTGCTTCAGCAGTGCGCCAAACTGCCGGTCAATCTCGGCAAGTTGACGCTTGTGCTCGTCGAGGTTGACCGCAAGCCGCTTCTTGCCCAGCCAATCCTGGCGCAATTGCTGCTCTTCGGCCTCGCGCTGCTCCAGCAGAATGCCCTGATCACTCCAGTCGAACCACCAGGCGGCGGCAATGGTTGCCACGAACAGGAAGACAAAGACCGCGACGCGTGGCGCAAGCGGCCATACCCCCGGATCGTTCGGATCCAGATTCTGAAAATCTTGCTGCAGGCGCTGAAAATCAATGCTGCGCAGCCCGGAAAGCACATCTTTTGACGTCATTGAGCGCCTCCCTGCGCGGCCTGCGCATTCTCTGCCGACGGGGGTGCAATACCGATATTCAAGATGAACTCGCTGACCCTGCGATTATTCACGGTGGCCGATTTGACCTCAACCAATCCCGGGTTCTGCAGGAAAGGAGATTCGTCAAGGCTGCGCATCAGCGTCGAAACCCGCGCGTTCGACTGCGCGTAACCAACAAGCGTGACTTGCTGCGCTGCCTGCTTCACCGACTTGAGATACACCCCGTTTGGCATCTTGCGCGCCAACTCGTTGAACAGATGCACCGTTTCGGCCCGACTGCTCTGCAGAGACTCAATAACCTGCTTGCGCGCCAAGAGCGAGTCAATCTGCTCGCGAAGACGTCGAATCTCAACGATCTCTTCGTCGAGCTTCACGATTTCCGCCTTGATGAACGCGTTCTTGGTTTCCTGGCGCTCGATGTACCCTGCGTAAATTGTGTGCACCAGCAGAGCAATCGCTGCACCGAGCAACACCATGGCACCCGAGAGCGTGTAAAACTGCTGACGCCGCTCCTTTCGCTTTTCTTCGCGATGGGGCAGCAGATTGATCCGGATCATGCGTCGAATCTCCGCAAAGCCAGCCCACATGCGACCATCAACGACGGCGCATCAGCCAGCAGATTCTTGGGACGGACCTTCGAGGACAGCGCCATCCCCGCAAAGGGGTTGGCCACAATGGTCTCGACCTGAGTCCGGCCACCCACGACTTCGGCGAGACCCGGCATGACCGCGCAACCGCCAGCAAGGACTAGATGGTCGACCTGGTTGTACTGCGTCGAAGTGAAGAAGAACTGCAATGCGCGCGAAACCTCAAGCGCAAGACTGTCCATGAACGGGCGCAGAAGATCTCGCGCATAATCATCCGGGAGACTGCCAGAGCGCTTGGCGGCCTCGGCCTCTTCAATACTCATCCCATACTGGCGCGCAATATCCTGGGTTAGCTGGATGCCGCCAAACGCCTGTTCTCTTGAGTAGACCTGATGGCCATCACGAAGTACAGACACGTTCATGGCCGACGCGCCGATATCGATCAGGGCGACCACCTTCCCCGCGCCACCGCCAGGCAATTGACGACTAACCAACTCAAAAGAGGACTCAGTCGCGAGCGACTCGACGTCGAGCACTACCGCCTTCAGGCCACAAGCCTGCGCGACAGCAACACGGTCTTCGACCTTTTCCTTGCGCGACGCGGCAATCAGCACCTCTACTTCGCCGGGGCTACCTCCGGCCGGTCCAACCACCTGAAAGTCGAGATTGACCTCGTCGAGCGCAAACGGAATGTACTGATTGGCCTCGGATTCGACCTGGAGCTCCATTTCCTGCTCGCGCAGACCGTCCGGGAGAATGATTTTCTTGGTGATGACTGACGAAGCAGGCAAGGCCATGGCCACGTTCTTCACACCCGGGCCGAAACGCCTAACGAGGCGCTTGACACCTTCAGTGACAGCATCGAGGTTGGCGATATTGCCATCAACCACAGCTTCGCGGGGCAGGGGCTCGATCGCGTAACGTTCAACGCGAAAACCGCCTTTCTCACTCTCGACGAGCTCCACCATCTTCACGGATGAAGAAGAGATATCCAGCCCTGCGAGCTGTCGCGCCTTCGAACCGAATATTGAGAAGTCAATCACAAAGAAAACCCTTAAATTTCTTTATGTTAGGCGCCAATGCTGAATAAGGCTCTCAAATCCTAGCAACAAGCGCACGAGGTGTAAAGCAATTTGCATCAATTTGCATCAACGGCCCCGCAAGGAGGCGTCCGCAGTTTTCGCCTTATATAATGCGCGCCTATTCCACTTTCCCGGACAAATAAATGCGCTGGGTTCTCTACCCCGTCGCCGCACTCACGGCCCTGGTGACACTCGGGCTCGCGACGCTGGCAGCAATTTCCATCCTGGCCTGGCCCAACCTGCCTTCACTGGAAGTGCTGACTGACTACCGCCCCCGGGTCCCGCTCCGCATCTACACTGCCGACGGCCATCTTATCAGCGAATTCGGCGAGGAACGCCGCTCAGTCGTGAAGATCGAAGACGTTCCGCCCATTCTTAAGCACGCGATTCTTGCCGCTGAGGATGAACGCTTCTATGAGCACCCCGGCATCGACCCGATTGGCATCGCCCGTGCGGCGCTGGCAAACCTTACCTCAGGCGGACGCGGCCAAGGTGCGTCAACCATCACGATGCAGGTCGCGCGTAACTTTTTCCTGTCGCGCGAAAAAACCTACAACCGCAAGCTCTACGAGATCCTGCTGGCGCTGAAGATTGAACGCAATCTGAGCAAGGACCAGATTCTGGAGTTGTACATCAACCAGATCTACCTCGGGCAGCGCGCCTACGGCTTCTCCGCTGCCGCCCGCGCCTATTTCGGCAAGCCGCTGAGCGAGATCAGCCTCGCCGAGGCCGCAATGCTTGCGGGTCTTCCAAAGGCCCCGTCCGCATACAATCCAATCGCCAACCCTTCTCGTGCAACCCTGCGTCAGCACTATGTACTGCGCCGGATGGTCGAAGCCGGGTTCAGCGACAACGCGAGCTATCAGAAGGCGCTCAAGGAGCCACTGCGCACTCAGACAGGCAGCGTGGCGCGCAACGGCGGCAACAGCACCCCGATGCATGGCGACTACGTTGCCGAGATGGCACGTCAGATTGCGGTCGAACAGTTTGGCGAGGAGGCCTACCAGCTCGGCATCAAGATCGTCACGACCATCACCCGCGACGATCAGGAAGCGGCTTATGCCGCGCTGCGCAAGGGGGTGATGGATTACGATCGCCGCCACGGCTATCGTGGCCCCGAGCGCTTCGTTGAGCTTCCCCAGGGCGCAGATGGTGAAGCGCTGGACGACATCCTCGCCGACTCCAGCGATCACGATGACCTGCTTGCCGCAGTCGTTCTCGAAGCGTCGCCTTCGGGCGTCAAAGTGTTCCGCCGCGGCGAAACCTATGACATTACGGGCGACGGGCTGCGCTTTGCTGCGCCGATGCTCAGTGAGAAGTCGCCACAAGGCCGGCGCGTCCGTCGCGGCGCAGTGATCCGCATCCGCAGCACGGAAAAGCAGGGCTGGGAAATCGTGCAATTGCCTGAGGTAGAGGCCGCACTGGTCTCTGTAGACCCGCATACCGGGGCAGTACGTGCGCTTGTTGGCGGCTTCGATTTCAACAGCAACAAGTACAACCACGTCACCCAGGCACAGCGCCAGCCGGGCTCAAGCTTCAAGCCCTTCATCTATTCGGCAGGCCTGGAGCGCGGATACTCCCCGGGAACGCTGATCGAGGACGAACCGCTCTATTTCCCCGCGGGCGTCACCGGCAGCCAGGCGTGGGAACCGAAGAACTATGACGGCAAGTTCGCCGGACTGATGACGCTGCGCGAAGCGCTCGCACGTTCAAAGAACATGGCGTCGATCCGGCTGCTGCAGAACATCACACCTGACTATGCGCAGGACTACATTGGCCGGTTCGGCTTCGATCCCGCACGCAACCCGCCCTATCTGACCATGGCGCTGGGCGCCGGATCGGCCACCCCGTGGGAGATGGCAACCGCGTACTCCGTGTTTGCCAACGGCGGCTACAGGATCGATCCTTACATCGTGAAGGAAATCCACGATGGCAATGGCAAGCTGATCGCAAAGATCGACCCACCGGTGGCGGGTGAGAGTGCGCCGCGTGTCATCGACCCCCGCAATGCGTGGCTGATGGATTCGATGCTGCAGGACGTCGTCCGGCGCGGAACGGGCGCACGCGCACGCAGCCTCAATCGTGGCGACATTGCCGGCAAGACGGGCACGACCAACGACTACCTCGACGCCTGGTTCTGCGGCTACAGCCCGAATCTTGTCGCCATCTCCTGGATGGGTTTCTCGCAGCCAAAGAACATGGGGCGTGGAGAAACCGGCGGCGCAGCCGCACTGCCGATCTGGATCAACTACATGCGCGCAGCACTCAAGGGCGTACCGGAAAAGTCGCTCGCGCGCCCCGAGGGCCTGCTGAGCGCACCCGTGGCCGACGGCAGCTTGGAGGACTTCCACTATGCCGAGAACGAGCCCCCGGCGCTGAAGCCCGAACCCGACTGGCTGGAGCAACTCTTCTCGAGCCACACCCCGGCTCTCGAAGCCCCCGAAGAGGCAATTCCGCCTGTGGCGCCAGCGCCCAAGCCCGCCCCCCGGCCGGTGCCACAAATGCAGCCGCCGGCCCCGGTCGTCGATCGCATGCCGACGCCGATACGACGCTGATCAGGCGCTGGCGCTCAATACCACCTGCTCTCCCGACTGTTCGCTGACAACTCGGGAGAGCAGCGCATACAGCTCTGCCCCATCGCGCCCGGCGACCCAGCCTCCGTTCTCCGGACGAAAGTGAAAGCCGCCGGATTTCGCTGCCACCCAAATCTCCCGTGCAGCGGTGTGACGGTTGATGATGACCTTGCTGCCGTTGTCGAACTCCAGCTCAAGAATGCCTCCCGGCTTGAGCTCGATATCCATGTCCACCCCGCACGCTTCAAGTGCAGACTCGATTTTTGCCAGCTCGGCTTCTGCCAGAGCATTGAATGCGGATTCTTCCATGCCGACTCCTTCTGTTAGCATTCCGTTTTTTATCGAAGAACGGCCATGCGAGCGATGATTCCCGCGGTAGCGCTGATCAGCGCACTGCTCCTGTCCGCCTGCGGCATCAAAGGGCCGCTCTTTTTGCCCGAAAAGCCTCAGGCAGAACAGTCCGGCAACACCGAAAAGGCGGCTGGCAATAATAGCAAACCCGATTTCAATCCCGCCTCGATTCCGACCACAAGCAGATGAGCGAGACCTTCCCCATCCCGACCCTGCACCGCGAGCAAGGCGAGCTGATCCTCGAGGACGTGGCCCTGACGACCGTCGCCGAGCGCTTCGGCACACCGGTCTACGTCTATTCACGCGCTGCACTGGTTAGCGCCTTCGAAGCCTATCGCAATGCCCTGCAGGGACGTCCTGCGCTGGTGTGCTACGCAGTCAAGGCCAACTCCAACCTCGGCGTGCTGTCGGTGTTTGCCGCACTGGGCGCCGGTTTCGACATCGTCTCCGGTGGAGAGCTTGCCCGCGTCATCGCCGCCGGTGGCGATCCGGCCAAGGTGGTGTTCTCCGGCGTCGGCAAGACACGCGCAGAGATGCGCCAGGCACTCGAAGCCGGCATCCGTTGCTTCAACGTCGAGTCGGCAACCGAACTTGACCGGCTCAACGACGTTGCAGCGCAGCTCGGCATGTTCGCACCGATCGCCCTGCGGGTGAATCCGGACGTCGACCCCAAGACTCACCCCTACATTTCCACCGGGCTGAAGAGCAACAAGTTTGGCGTCGCCTTCGACGAAGCACTCGACCTCTATCGTCGTGCCGCCTCCCTGCCAAATCTTGAGGTCAGCGGCATTGCCTGCCATATCGGCTCGCAACTGCTTGACCCCGCACCGATGGCCGAAGCGGCGGCAAAGGTACTCGGACTTGTCGATCAGCTCGCTGCCGAAGGCATCCGCCTCGATCATATCGATCTTGGCGGCGGCCTCGGCATCCGCTATGACGACGAGACACCGCCAGCGGTCGCGGACTACCTCGCCCCGCTGCTGAAGGTTTTCGAAGGCCGCGCCGAGGAGCTGTGCTTCGAACCGGGCCGCTCCTTGGTGGGTAACGCGGGACTGCTTCTCACCCGGGTTGAGTACCTGAAGCCGGGAGAGGAAAAGAACTTCGCCATCGTCGATGCAGCAATGAACGACCTCGCGCGCCCGGCGCTATACGATGCCTATCACGAGACAGTTGCAGTGATCGAACGCGACCGGTCCGCCCAAAGTTACGACGTTGTCGGCCCGATCTGCGAAAGCGGCGACTTCCTTGCCCGCCAGCGCGAACTTGCAATCGAAGAGGGTGACCTGATCGCGCTGTTGTCAGCTGGCGCCTATGGCATGACCATGAGCTCGAACTACAACACGCGCGGCAGGGCAGCGGAAGTCATCGTCGATGGCGACAAGCTGCACCTTGTGCGCCAGCGCGAAACCATCGAATCGCTCTTCGCCCTGGAGCAGGTCCTGAGCTGAAGCATGCTGACTGGGCGCTCGCCACGCGAACGCTCATTTCGAAGAGCCGGCTTCCAGGCGTGCCGACTCTTCGTACAAGGCACGCCCGAACGCCTTCCAGGCCGGGCCGCCTTGGGTGTGCACACCGACCTGAGCGCTCTGACGCATCGTGTCGAGCATCATTTCCGAGAGCGCAAACAGCTCCCCCCTGCCCCGCGCCTTCGCATCATGGTTGCGCAGCAAGCCCAGACGGCAGTCTGTGGTGCACGTCAGTGCCTCATGCGCCAGCGCGCGCATTGTCGCCGGGTCCTGCCAGTCAAGGCCAATCAACAACCCGCGCTTGAATATCTCGCGTTCAAGCTCCAGTGCTGTCCGGGCGAAATGCCCAAATCCGCTCATTGATCCACACCCAGTCCAAAGCGGGCTACTAGAATGATGTCCTGTAGCCGCGAATTAATCGAACGATCATTCTAACTCCGAATTACCCTGCACCGCAGCACGCCTCTATCCAATGTCAGCAAGCACCGCTTCGAAACCACGCCCTTTTGTCATCCTGAGCCTTGTTCTTGCCTGCCTGCTGAGCGCAGTCGATGCGCGAGCGGCAGGTGAAGAGACGCTCCCGTCCAGTGTCCGGCAGGCGCTCGATCAGGCCCGAGTACCGGCGGACGCGGTTGGCATCTGGGTACAGGCCGTGGATTCAGGCACACCAGCACTTGCGATCAATGGCGATCAGCCGATGAACCCGGCCTCGGTCATGAAGCTGGTGACGGCTTTCACCAGTCTGGAGTACTTCGGCCCCTCCCATACCTGGCAAACCCGGATCTCAAGCACCGGCGCGGTGCGCAATGGCGTGTTGCAGGGCGATCTCTACATCGTTGGCGGCGGCGATCCGGTGCTGAGCTATGAACGGGCGTGGAAGCTGCTCAGGCGGCTGCGTGCGCTCGGCGTCGACACGATCACCGGCGATATCGTGCTCGACGGCTCCGTGCTCAGGCTCCCGGCGCACGATCCGGATGCATTCGACGGGCGCGGGCTTCGCCCGTACAACAGCGGCCCCTACGGCCTGTTGCTGCACTTCAACACCCTTCAGCTCGCGCTTTTTCCAGGCATTGGCCCCAACGATGCAGTCACGGTGGCCAGCGAGCCGCCACTCAACGGCGTCGTCATCGACAACCGCCTGCAGACGTCGGGGGCCAGCTGCGGCGTGTGGTACCGCGACCTCGAGGCCCGCATCGAGCCCGGCCCGCGTCTGATCCTGAGCGGCAGCCTTCCGGCCAGCTGCGGACCACGCAACTGGAGCGCCGCCCCCCTCCCGCCCGAGGACTTCAGCACTGCAACGATTGCCGGCCTGTGGCAGGAAGTCGGCGGACAGCTGCAGGGACAGGTGCGCACCGGCTCGGCACCGCGCGAGGCCCGTACGCAGCTCGTCGACGACTCGGCCGCGCTCGCCGAAATCGTGCGTGACATGAACAAGTGGTCGAGCAACGTCATCGCCCGCCAGCTCCTTGCAAACCTCGGCAGCACCAACGCGGACGGCGCGCCGGACATGGTTGCAGCGGGTGCGCAGCTCGCCACTGCGCAACTGGCGGCTGCGGGCGTGCAGACTGCCGGCCTGGTGATCGAGAACGGAGCCGGCCTGTCGCGAATCGAACGCGTTCGCGCGGATACGCTGGGTCAGTTGCTGATCGCCGCCTGGCAGCGCCCCTGGATGGCCGAGTTCATAGCCGCACTGCCGATTGCCGGCGAGGACGGTACGGCACGCAAGAGACTTGTCGGCAGCCCTGCCCGCGGCCAGGCGCACATCAAGACCGGCACCATCAACGGTGTGCGTGCCATTGCGGGCTATGTGCTCGACCACGACGGACGGCGCCATGTCGTCGTGATGCTGGTCAATCATGCGGAAGCCGCCAGCACGCGGGCAGCACAGGACGCCCTGCTCGAATGGGTCTGGGCCGGTGGTCGTTGAATTGATGGAGCAGACCGTTGCGCCGCAACCCGGCGCACGGCTTCAGTCCATCGGCAGGGATTCCCGCTGTGAAAGCGCCCACCAGCCCCGCACCACGCGGTACAGCACCCACAGACTGGTGACCCCAAGCGCCAGCAGGCCGAAGGGCAGGCCAATGATGGTCATGATCATCACGACCGCCACCATCACCCACAGCACGGCAAACCAGAAAGTGCGGATCTGCCAGCGGAAATGGCTTTCGAGCCAGGTATCGCGTACGGCGCTCTGCTTCACGTAGTTGATGATTACGGCCGCGATCGACGGCACGCTGGCAATGAAGCTGCCAAGAATCGTGGCCGAGCCGACCACCCCGGTGAAGACCGCAAAGGCGTGCAGGGCGTAGATCAGGTGCGTGAGCGTGACCAGATTTTCAGTCGGCTGCCCGGGCTGTAGCGGTGCTGCGGTGTAATCGGATTGCGCCATCAGGTCATCCTTGCGTCATGCGTTAGTTTTCAGGGCATCACAGGCCAAGTTCGGGCCACATCGCGTCGACGCGCTGCTTGACCGCGTCGTCCATGACAATCGGACGCCCCCATTCGCGGTTCGTTTCACCTTCCCACTTGTTCGTTGCATCCAGCCCCATCTTGCTGCCCAGCCCGGCGACCGGTGAAGCGAAGTCAAGGTAGTCGATCGGGGTGTTGTCCACCAGCGTGGTGTCACGGGTGGCATCCATCCGTGTGGTCAGCGCCCAGATGACTTCCTTCCACTCGCGGATATTGACGTCATCGTCCACCACGATGATGAACTTGGTGTACATGAACTGGCGCAGGAAGCTCCAGATCCCGAACATCACGCGCTTGGCGTGCCCCGGGTACTGCTTGCGGATCGACACCACTGCGAGGCGATAGGAGCAGCCCTCGGGCGGCAGATAGAAATCGGTGATCTCCGGATACTGCTTCTGCAGCAGCGGGACGAAGACCTCGTTCAGCGCAAGTCCGAGCATGGCCGGCTCGTCGGGCGGCTTGCCGGTGTAGGTCGAGTGATAGATCGGCTTGCGCCGCATGCTGATGCGCTCGACAGTGAACACCGGGAAGTCGGAGACCTCGTTGTAGTAGCCGGTGTGGTCGCCGTACGGCCCTTCCGGCGCCATGTCGTCCGGGTGGATCACGCCCTCGAGCACGATCTCGGCCGAGGCCGGCACCTGCAGGTCGGAGCCGACGCAGCGCACCAGTTCGGTTTTCGAGCCGCGCAGCAGACCGGCAAACTGGTACTCGGAAATCGCATCCGGCACCGGCGTCACCGCGCCGAGGATGGTGGCCGGATCGCAGCCGAGCACCACTGCAACGGGAAAGGGCTCGCCCGGGTGCGCCAGTTTGTGCTCGCGAAAATCGAGCGCCCCGCCACGATGCGCCAGCCAGCGCATGATGACGCGGTTCGGCCCCAGCACCTGCTGCCGGTAAATGCCGAGATTCTGACGCTTCTTGTGCGGACCGCGGGTCACCACCAGTCCCCAGGTGATCAGCGGTGCGGCGTCGCCCGGCCAGCAGTGCTGAATCGGCAGCCGACCGAGGTCGACGTCCTTGCCCTCCCACACCACTTCCTGGCACGGCGCGGAGCGCACTTCCTTGGGCGACATGTTCATGACCTGCTTGAGCACCGGCCACTTCTCCCACGCGTCCTTCAGGCCCTTCGGTGGCTCCGGTTCCTTGAGGAAGGCCAGCAGCTTGCCAACTTCACGCAAGGGCGTCTGCCAGTCCCCGGCGTCGAGGTCTTCGCCCATGCCGTAAGCCACCCGCTCGGGCGTGCCGAACAGGTTGGCGAGTACCGGCATGTCCTGGGGTACGCCGCGGGTCACCGGTTTCTCGAACAGCAGCGCCGGCCCGCCGGCGCGCAGCACACGGTCGGCGATCTCGGTCATTTCGAGATGGGTGTCGACCGGGATGCTGATGCGCTTAAGCTCTCCGCGCGCCTCGAGCTGGGTGATGAAGTCGCGCAAGTCGTGGTATTTCATGCCATGTCCGTATCAGCGCTGCGCGTTGATGGCGTCGCGCGTTTCGAGCGCCACCCTGCGTGCTTCGGCAGCGAAGTCCTCGCCCTTGCCCGCATACAGGATCGCGCGCGAGGAGTTGATCATCAGTCCGCAACCATCTGCAGTGCGCCCGGCCTGCATGGTGGCAGCAATGTCGCCGCCCTGGGCACCGATGCCTGGCACCAGCAGGGGCATGTCGCCCGTCAGTTCGCGCACGCGCGCGATCTCGGCCGGGAAGGTCGCGCCGACCACCAGACCGCAGTTGCCGCTCGCGTTCCAGTCTTCTGCAACCAGACGCGCCACGCGTTCGTAAAGCTTTTCGCCACCGACATCGAGAAACTGCAGGTCGGAGCCACCCGGATTCGAGGTGCGGCACAGCAGGATCACGCCCTTGTCAGGGTAGGCAAGGTAGGGATCGACCGAGTCGCGCCCCATGTAGGGATTGACCGTGATCGCATCCGCACGGAAGCGCTCGAAGGCCTCGACTGCATATTGCTCGGCGGTACTGCCGATGTCGCCGCGCTTGGCATCGAGCACCACGGGGGTGTCCGGGTGACGCGCGTGAATGTGGTCGATCAGCGCTTCGAGCTGATCCTCGGCACGGCGCGCGGCGAAGTAGGCGATCTGCGGCTTGAAGCAGCACGCGAGGTCGGCGGTGGCATCGACGATCTGCTTGCAGAACTCGAAGATCGCATCCGGCTTGTCCTGCAGGTGCGCGGGAAACCGGGCGGGATCGGGGTCGAGGCCGACGCACAGCAGGCTGTTGCGCTGCTGCCAGGCGCCCTTGAGGGCGGTCATGAAGTGCATGGTGAGTTCCGGGTCAGGGCTGCCGGGTCAGAGCCGGCGCAGCAGGTCGTCGACAAGGACTCCGCAAAAAATCGCGGCGCCCAGCCAGTTGTTGTGGCGAAAGGCCTTGAAGCAGTCGGCACGTTCGCGATGACGGATGAGGGTGAAGTGGTAGAGCGCAATGCCAGCCGCAGCCAGCAGGCCAAGGTAGAACGCCGGCCCGCGCGCCATCGCCACGCCTACCCAGGCCAGCAGGCACAGGGCGATGGCGTAGCACAGCATCACCGCGGCCACATCGAAGCGACCGAAGGTGATGGCGGAGGTCTTGATACCGATCTTGAGGTCGTCCGGGCGGTCGACCATTGCATATTCGGTGTCGTAGGCCACGGCCCAGAAAATGTTGGCCAGCAGCATCACCCAGGCCACCACCGGCACTTCGCCAAGAATCGCAGCAAACCCCATCGGGATGCCGAAGCCGAAGGCAATCCCGAGATAGGCCTGCGGGATGGCGAGAAAGCGCTTGGTATAGGGATAGCTGCCGGCGAGAAACAGCGCCGGCACCGACAA
This genomic interval from Parazoarcus communis contains the following:
- a CDS encoding penicillin-binding protein 1A; the protein is MRWVLYPVAALTALVTLGLATLAAISILAWPNLPSLEVLTDYRPRVPLRIYTADGHLISEFGEERRSVVKIEDVPPILKHAILAAEDERFYEHPGIDPIGIARAALANLTSGGRGQGASTITMQVARNFFLSREKTYNRKLYEILLALKIERNLSKDQILELYINQIYLGQRAYGFSAAARAYFGKPLSEISLAEAAMLAGLPKAPSAYNPIANPSRATLRQHYVLRRMVEAGFSDNASYQKALKEPLRTQTGSVARNGGNSTPMHGDYVAEMARQIAVEQFGEEAYQLGIKIVTTITRDDQEAAYAALRKGVMDYDRRHGYRGPERFVELPQGADGEALDDILADSSDHDDLLAAVVLEASPSGVKVFRRGETYDITGDGLRFAAPMLSEKSPQGRRVRRGAVIRIRSTEKQGWEIVQLPEVEAALVSVDPHTGAVRALVGGFDFNSNKYNHVTQAQRQPGSSFKPFIYSAGLERGYSPGTLIEDEPLYFPAGVTGSQAWEPKNYDGKFAGLMTLREALARSKNMASIRLLQNITPDYAQDYIGRFGFDPARNPPYLTMALGAGSATPWEMATAYSVFANGGYRIDPYIVKEIHDGNGKLIAKIDPPVAGESAPRVIDPRNAWLMDSMLQDVVRRGTGARARSLNRGDIAGKTGTTNDYLDAWFCGYSPNLVAISWMGFSQPKNMGRGETGGAAALPIWINYMRAALKGVPEKSLARPEGLLSAPVADGSLEDFHYAENEPPALKPEPDWLEQLFSSHTPALEAPEEAIPPVAPAPKPAPRPVPQMQPPAPVVDRMPTPIRR
- the cyaY gene encoding iron donor protein CyaY, with product MEESAFNALAEAELAKIESALEACGVDMDIELKPGGILELEFDNGSKVIINRHTAAREIWVAAKSGGFHFRPENGGWVAGRDGAELYALLSRVVSEQSGEQVVLSASA
- the lptM gene encoding LPS translocon maturation chaperone LptM, producing the protein MRAMIPAVALISALLLSACGIKGPLFLPEKPQAEQSGNTEKAAGNNSKPDFNPASIPTTSR
- the lysA gene encoding diaminopimelate decarboxylase produces the protein MSETFPIPTLHREQGELILEDVALTTVAERFGTPVYVYSRAALVSAFEAYRNALQGRPALVCYAVKANSNLGVLSVFAALGAGFDIVSGGELARVIAAGGDPAKVVFSGVGKTRAEMRQALEAGIRCFNVESATELDRLNDVAAQLGMFAPIALRVNPDVDPKTHPYISTGLKSNKFGVAFDEALDLYRRAASLPNLEVSGIACHIGSQLLDPAPMAEAAAKVLGLVDQLAAEGIRLDHIDLGGGLGIRYDDETPPAVADYLAPLLKVFEGRAEELCFEPGRSLVGNAGLLLTRVEYLKPGEEKNFAIVDAAMNDLARPALYDAYHETVAVIERDRSAQSYDVVGPICESGDFLARQRELAIEEGDLIALLSAGAYGMTMSSNYNTRGRAAEVIVDGDKLHLVRQRETIESLFALEQVLS
- the dacB gene encoding D-alanyl-D-alanine carboxypeptidase/D-alanyl-D-alanine-endopeptidase; the protein is MSASTASKPRPFVILSLVLACLLSAVDARAAGEETLPSSVRQALDQARVPADAVGIWVQAVDSGTPALAINGDQPMNPASVMKLVTAFTSLEYFGPSHTWQTRISSTGAVRNGVLQGDLYIVGGGDPVLSYERAWKLLRRLRALGVDTITGDIVLDGSVLRLPAHDPDAFDGRGLRPYNSGPYGLLLHFNTLQLALFPGIGPNDAVTVASEPPLNGVVIDNRLQTSGASCGVWYRDLEARIEPGPRLILSGSLPASCGPRNWSAAPLPPEDFSTATIAGLWQEVGGQLQGQVRTGSAPREARTQLVDDSAALAEIVRDMNKWSSNVIARQLLANLGSTNADGAPDMVAAGAQLATAQLAAAGVQTAGLVIENGAGLSRIERVRADTLGQLLIAAWQRPWMAEFIAALPIAGEDGTARKRLVGSPARGQAHIKTGTINGVRAIAGYVLDHDGRRHVVVMLVNHAEAASTRAAQDALLEWVWAGGR